One part of the Pristiophorus japonicus isolate sPriJap1 chromosome 21, sPriJap1.hap1, whole genome shotgun sequence genome encodes these proteins:
- the psmb3 gene encoding proteasome subunit beta type-3 isoform X1, with product MSHMSYNGGAVMAMRGKECVAIAADRRFGIQAQMVTTDFQKIFPMGERLCIGLAGLGTDVQTVSQRLKFRLNLYELKEGRQIKPKTFMSMVSNLLYERRFGPYYVEPVIAGLDPKTYQPFICSLDLIGCPMETEDFVVSGTCSEQMYGMCESLWEPNMEPEDLFETISQAMLNAVDRDAVSGMGVVVHVIEKDKITTRTLKARMD from the exons ATG TCGCACATGTCATATAACGGCGGGGCTGTCATGGCCATGAGGGGTAAGGAGTGTGTGGCAATAGCAGCCGACAGGAGGTTTGGAATTCAGGCACAGATGGTGACGACCGACTTCCAGAAGATCTTTCCAATGGGTGAGAGGTTATGTATTGGACTGGCTGGTCTCGGCACAGATGTACAAACTGT TTCGCAGCGTCTCAAATTCAGGTTGAACCTGTATGAATTAAAAGAAGGCAGACAGATCAAACCCAAAACGTTCATGAGCATGGTTTCAAATCTCCTGTACGAGCGACG ATTTGGCCCATACTACGTTGAACCAGTGATCGCAGGACTTGATCCAAAAACATACCAGCCCTTTATTTGTTCACTTGACTTAATTGGCTGCCCAATGGAGACCGAAGACTTTGTGGTCAGCGGAACGTGCTCAGAACAAATGTACGGCATGTGTGAGTCCCTGTGGGAGCCAAACATG GAACCAGAGGATCTGTTTGAAACCATTTCTCAGGCCATGCTGAATGCAGTGGATCGAGATGCTGTATCTGGTATGGGTGTCGTCGTTCACGTCAT TGAAAAGGACAAGATTACCACTAGAACATTGAAGGCTCGCATGGATTAA
- the psmb3 gene encoding proteasome subunit beta type-3 isoform X3, with protein MSYNGGAVMAMRGKECVAIAADRRFGIQAQMVTTDFQKIFPMGERLCIGLAGLGTDVQTVSQRLKFRLNLYELKEGRQIKPKTFMSMVSNLLYERRFGPYYVEPVIAGLDPKTYQPFICSLDLIGCPMETEDFVVSGTCSEQMYGMCESLWEPNMEPEDLFETISQAMLNAVDRDAVSGMGVVVHVIEKDKITTRTLKARMD; from the exons ATGTCATATAACGGCGGGGCTGTCATGGCCATGAGGGGTAAGGAGTGTGTGGCAATAGCAGCCGACAGGAGGTTTGGAATTCAGGCACAGATGGTGACGACCGACTTCCAGAAGATCTTTCCAATGGGTGAGAGGTTATGTATTGGACTGGCTGGTCTCGGCACAGATGTACAAACTGT TTCGCAGCGTCTCAAATTCAGGTTGAACCTGTATGAATTAAAAGAAGGCAGACAGATCAAACCCAAAACGTTCATGAGCATGGTTTCAAATCTCCTGTACGAGCGACG ATTTGGCCCATACTACGTTGAACCAGTGATCGCAGGACTTGATCCAAAAACATACCAGCCCTTTATTTGTTCACTTGACTTAATTGGCTGCCCAATGGAGACCGAAGACTTTGTGGTCAGCGGAACGTGCTCAGAACAAATGTACGGCATGTGTGAGTCCCTGTGGGAGCCAAACATG GAACCAGAGGATCTGTTTGAAACCATTTCTCAGGCCATGCTGAATGCAGTGGATCGAGATGCTGTATCTGGTATGGGTGTCGTCGTTCACGTCAT TGAAAAGGACAAGATTACCACTAGAACATTGAAGGCTCGCATGGATTAA